The proteins below come from a single Iocasia fonsfrigidae genomic window:
- a CDS encoding DJ-1 family glyoxalase III — protein sequence MSTLLFLAEGFEEIEALATVDILRRADISVSTVSITEKKKVMGKNGVAVIADKIFEEIEDSKADMLILPGGPGVGILDEHQGLKKMIKKYNDQGKWIAAICAAPTILGKLGLLEERKAVCYPGLEKDLKGAIIPEDEVLSLDAKIITSKGPGTTFVFALKIVEVLKGAEVAREVGSGMLYKI from the coding sequence ATGAGTACACTATTATTTTTGGCTGAGGGATTTGAAGAGATAGAGGCCTTAGCTACAGTAGATATTTTACGTAGGGCAGATATTTCAGTTTCTACTGTTTCTATTACAGAGAAAAAGAAGGTTATGGGGAAAAATGGAGTAGCTGTTATAGCTGATAAGATTTTTGAAGAAATTGAAGATAGCAAGGCTGATATGTTGATACTTCCTGGGGGTCCTGGGGTAGGTATTCTTGATGAACATCAAGGCTTAAAAAAAATGATAAAAAAATACAATGATCAGGGCAAATGGATTGCAGCCATTTGTGCTGCACCTACTATTTTAGGTAAACTTGGACTTCTGGAAGAAAGAAAAGCAGTCTGTTATCCAGGGTTAGAAAAGGACCTAAAGGGTGCTATTATACCGGAAGATGAGGTGCTTAGTTTAGATGCTAAGATCATTACCTCAAAAGGACCGGGTACAACTTTTGTTTTTGCCTTAAAGATTGTGGAAGTATTAAAAGGAGCAGAAGTTGCTAGAGAAGTAGGCAGTGGAATGCTATATAAAATTTAA
- a CDS encoding type II toxin-antitoxin system Phd/YefM family antitoxin — protein sequence MKSSNYQEGVVITATEFKQSLGKYLDYIEGQNDVVITKNGTKVARLTPYVTDIEQYFTVREKAFDYQYGGKKVSYEEFMEISEKSTLRMEFINGEIYLLASPNINHQEILGRLYLIFNEYFKAEKCRVFLAPFDVHFNKKDLKEPDVMQPDLLVACDLADNITDKGRYMGTPTLVIEILADSTRNKDLVDKLNTYRLSGVEEYWIIDQKQENILLYSFNEYEIDRYNVYGRGETAESIAFKGLSADINHLFDELL from the coding sequence ATGAAATCATCAAATTATCAAGAAGGTGTTGTGATTACTGCCACTGAATTCAAACAGAGCCTGGGGAAATACTTAGATTATATTGAGGGGCAAAATGATGTAGTTATAACGAAAAATGGTACTAAGGTTGCCAGATTAACCCCTTATGTAACAGATATTGAACAGTATTTTACAGTGAGGGAAAAGGCCTTTGATTACCAATATGGTGGGAAAAAAGTTTCTTACGAGGAGTTTATGGAGATCAGTGAAAAGAGTACTTTGAGAATGGAATTTATCAATGGGGAAATATATCTGTTGGCCTCACCAAATATTAATCATCAAGAGATATTGGGAAGGCTGTATCTTATCTTTAATGAATATTTTAAAGCTGAGAAATGTAGAGTATTTTTAGCGCCATTTGATGTGCATTTTAATAAAAAGGATCTTAAAGAACCAGATGTTATGCAGCCGGATTTATTAGTAGCCTGTGACCTGGCAGATAATATTACAGATAAAGGACGCTATATGGGTACCCCGACCCTGGTTATTGAGATTTTAGCAGATAGTACAAGAAATAAGGACCTGGTAGATAAATTGAATACCTATAGACTATCTGGAGTAGAGGAATACTGGATTATTGATCAAAAACAGGAAAATATTTTATTATATAGTTTTAATGAATATGAGATAGATAGGTATAATGTCTATGGAAGGGGAGAAACAGCTGAGTCAATAGCCTTTAAAGGTCTATCAGCTGATATTAATCATTTGTTTGATGAATTGCTGTGA
- a CDS encoding glycoside hydrolase family 31 protein, whose protein sequence is MFGQIQDYQKKKNKVIINYEQHSGEVEFISPSIVNFFAPISNQRRFSRAVEEIKGDNNISFEVTEDVGIILKTEQLKVVIHDQFKVDIYDKDDEIISKDYRGERKPFIRRGKGDIIAEEGHQIIKGNIKNRIEVLKEMTGEEYFYGLGEQTGPLNKKGYRYQMWNTDDPSPHVESFESLYKSIPFVIILKDGLAYGLFFDNTYRSYFDLGKESSQYLYYGVDNGNLNYYFIYGPSIKEVVEKYTYLTGRTPLPQLWTLGYHQSRYSYDSENRVREVADKLREKDIPCDAIYLDIDYMDGYRVFTWDQEKFPNFEKLISDLKKQGFKVVTIVDPGIKKDNGYLVYDEGLSNGYFARDKDGIPYVNRVWPGESLYPDFSSEEVRKWWADKQNTLLETGVAGIWNDMNEPASFDGPLPVDLQFENEGHQTDHQEIHNVYGHLMARASAEGIKKYSGKRPFVITRAAYAGTQKYSTVWTGDNQSFWEHLRMSLSMLMNLGLSGMAFCGVDLGGFSFDCSGELLARWVQAGAFTPLFRNHSAAYTRDQEPWCFDLETERIYRNYVKLRYRLIPYLYDLFWQEQKTGLPIIRPLVLHYQDDENTYELNDQFLVGENILVAPIVQQGQLARAVYLPSGRWVDYWTKEIIEGGRYILRKTPLDTCPIFIKEGSLIPNYKVEDDLDSEKQELILDLYPGDLNYVHYQDDGESFNYQKGEYNLYQFEVTCSQGLTISINKIHQKYKSYKKFTFMINNYQAEEVLVDGQPHFFQNDGNRVLLVVASDVKEIKIEQ, encoded by the coding sequence ATGTTTGGGCAGATACAGGATTATCAAAAGAAAAAAAATAAAGTTATCATTAATTATGAACAACATTCAGGAGAAGTAGAATTTATCTCTCCATCGATAGTAAACTTCTTTGCTCCCATAAGTAATCAGCGGCGGTTTTCCCGGGCTGTTGAAGAGATAAAAGGAGATAATAATATATCTTTTGAAGTAACTGAAGATGTGGGAATTATTCTTAAAACAGAGCAGCTGAAAGTAGTCATACATGATCAGTTCAAAGTAGATATCTATGATAAAGATGATGAAATTATTTCTAAGGATTATCGGGGAGAACGGAAGCCTTTTATCCGGCGTGGTAAAGGGGATATCATAGCAGAAGAAGGTCATCAGATTATCAAGGGAAATATAAAAAACAGAATAGAGGTCCTAAAAGAAATGACAGGTGAAGAGTATTTCTACGGTCTGGGTGAACAGACAGGTCCTTTAAATAAAAAGGGTTATCGCTATCAAATGTGGAATACTGATGACCCCAGCCCTCATGTAGAAAGTTTTGAAAGCCTTTATAAATCAATACCCTTTGTCATTATCCTTAAAGATGGTCTGGCCTATGGTTTGTTTTTTGATAATACTTATAGGTCGTATTTCGATCTGGGTAAAGAGAGTAGTCAATACCTTTACTATGGTGTTGATAATGGAAACCTGAATTATTATTTTATATATGGACCATCTATTAAAGAAGTTGTAGAGAAATATACATATTTAACCGGGAGGACACCACTGCCTCAGTTATGGACACTTGGTTATCATCAGTCTCGTTATAGTTATGATTCTGAGAACAGGGTCAGGGAAGTTGCTGATAAGTTAAGGGAAAAAGACATTCCCTGTGATGCAATTTATCTAGATATAGATTATATGGATGGCTACCGTGTTTTTACCTGGGATCAGGAAAAATTCCCAAACTTTGAAAAGCTGATCAGTGATTTAAAAAAACAGGGTTTTAAAGTAGTAACTATTGTCGACCCTGGAATAAAAAAAGATAATGGTTATTTAGTTTATGATGAAGGTCTATCTAACGGCTATTTTGCACGGGATAAAGATGGCATTCCCTATGTGAATAGGGTGTGGCCTGGGGAGAGCCTTTATCCGGATTTTTCCAGTGAAGAGGTAAGAAAGTGGTGGGCCGATAAGCAAAATACTCTGCTTGAAACCGGGGTAGCAGGTATCTGGAATGATATGAATGAACCCGCCAGTTTTGACGGCCCTCTACCTGTTGACCTTCAGTTTGAAAATGAGGGACATCAGACAGATCATCAGGAGATCCATAATGTATATGGTCATTTAATGGCCAGGGCTTCAGCTGAAGGGATTAAGAAGTATAGCGGTAAAAGGCCGTTTGTCATTACCCGGGCAGCTTATGCTGGCACACAGAAGTACTCTACTGTCTGGACCGGTGATAATCAGAGTTTCTGGGAACACCTGCGCATGTCACTGTCTATGTTGATGAATCTAGGTTTAAGTGGTATGGCTTTCTGTGGTGTAGATCTTGGTGGATTTAGTTTTGACTGTTCAGGAGAACTATTAGCACGCTGGGTACAGGCAGGGGCCTTCACACCACTCTTCAGAAATCACTCTGCTGCTTACACCAGAGACCAGGAGCCCTGGTGTTTTGACTTAGAAACAGAAAGAATATACAGGAATTATGTAAAATTAAGGTATAGACTGATCCCATATTTATATGATTTATTCTGGCAGGAGCAAAAAACAGGTTTACCTATTATTAGACCACTGGTTTTACACTATCAGGATGATGAAAATACTTATGAATTAAATGATCAATTCCTTGTTGGTGAAAATATTTTAGTAGCCCCTATAGTCCAGCAGGGTCAACTGGCCAGGGCTGTTTATTTACCTTCTGGCAGATGGGTTGATTACTGGACAAAAGAGATTATTGAAGGGGGGAGATATATCCTGAGAAAAACCCCTCTTGATACCTGCCCCATCTTTATTAAAGAAGGTAGTTTGATACCTAATTATAAGGTAGAGGATGACCTTGATAGTGAAAAGCAGGAGTTAATTCTGGACCTCTACCCTGGTGATTTAAATTATGTTCATTATCAGGATGATGGAGAAAGCTTTAATTATCAAAAAGGAGAGTATAATTTATATCAATTTGAAGTAACTTGTAGTCAGGGATTAACTATTAGCATCAATAAGATACATCAGAAATATAAAAGTTATAAGAAATTTACTTTTATGATCAATAATTACCAGGCAGAAGAGGTGCTTGTTGATGGACAGCCCCATTTTTTTCAGAATGATGGGAATAGGGTTTTACTGGTAGTTGCTTCTGATGTGAAAGAGATAAAAATTGAACAATAA
- a CDS encoding glycoside hydrolase family 65 protein: MKQYLEHHPWKIIEPGFDSENQLLSESIFSLGNGYMGQRANFEEEYSGETLQGNYMAGVYYPDKTVVGWWKIGYPEYFAKVLNSTNWLGIDIKVDGQVLDLAKCRVEKFQRILNMKEGYLSREFIAEFSNGNRLKVNACRFISMARPEIAAIRYSVKALNFEGKLEITPYLDGDVINQDANYGEKFWDQVAGDINDGRGYLLLKTKKLDFHICTAMDCQIRKNGQELRPDLDKIKNEKYIANKYFLDIQQNDEVTLFKYIASTSSRYYQVGELIAETSCQSRKAAELGFDNLLAEQSAAWGEIWQKSDIKIEGDTAAQQGIRFNIFQLNQTYTGEDERLNIGPKGFTGEKYGGSTYWDTEGFCLPFYLSTADQSVAKNLLLYRYRHLEKAQENAARLGFSGGAALYPMVTMNGEESHNEWEITFEEIHRNGAIAYAIYNYVNYTGDYSYLADYGLEVLIAIARFWAQRVNYSEKKNKYVILGVTGPNEYENNVNNNWYTNRIAVWTLEYTLEVMDYLKQEYPESLAKFKEKVSFKPEEINKWHDIINKMYYPIDEEEGIFLQQDNYLDKEQLLVSELVKKELPLNQHWSWDRILRSCFLKQADVLQGLYFLEDKYDLETIRRNFRFYEARTVHESSLSPSVHAVLAARIGDYQKAYEMYLRTSRLDLDNYNNDTEDGCHITSMAGTWLAIVQGFGGLRIRDNTLILNPFLPEKWSSYSFKINYRGALVNIMVGLEGLTIQNESKNDIEIKVYDKEYHLAGDGQLKIKDYKQG; this comes from the coding sequence ATGAAACAGTATCTGGAACATCATCCCTGGAAAATAATTGAACCAGGATTTGATTCAGAAAATCAGCTTTTATCAGAGAGTATCTTTAGTCTGGGGAATGGTTATATGGGTCAGCGGGCTAATTTTGAAGAAGAATACAGTGGGGAGACCCTACAGGGCAATTATATGGCAGGTGTCTATTACCCTGATAAAACGGTTGTCGGCTGGTGGAAAATTGGTTATCCTGAATATTTTGCTAAGGTCTTAAATTCTACTAACTGGCTAGGTATAGATATTAAGGTAGATGGTCAGGTTTTGGATCTGGCTAAATGTAGGGTAGAGAAATTTCAAAGAATCCTCAATATGAAAGAGGGATACTTAAGCAGAGAGTTTATAGCGGAATTTAGTAACGGAAACCGTCTTAAAGTAAATGCCTGCCGTTTTATTAGTATGGCCAGACCGGAGATAGCTGCAATCCGTTATTCAGTTAAGGCTTTAAATTTTGAGGGAAAACTGGAGATAACCCCTTATTTAGATGGTGATGTAATAAACCAGGATGCCAATTATGGTGAAAAATTTTGGGATCAGGTAGCTGGCGATATCAATGACGGTAGGGGTTATTTGCTGTTAAAGACAAAAAAATTGGATTTTCACATCTGTACAGCTATGGATTGTCAAATAAGAAAAAATGGTCAAGAGTTGAGGCCTGACCTTGATAAAATAAAGAATGAAAAATACATAGCAAATAAATATTTCCTGGATATTCAGCAAAATGATGAAGTGACTTTATTTAAATATATAGCCAGTACATCTTCACGGTATTACCAGGTAGGTGAACTTATTGCTGAGACCAGCTGTCAATCCCGGAAGGCAGCTGAACTGGGTTTTGATAATTTACTGGCCGAGCAGTCAGCAGCCTGGGGAGAAATATGGCAGAAAAGTGATATCAAGATTGAGGGTGATACTGCTGCCCAGCAGGGGATAAGGTTTAATATTTTTCAGTTAAATCAAACCTACACTGGTGAAGATGAGAGGCTTAATATTGGTCCCAAAGGATTTACAGGTGAAAAATATGGGGGGAGTACATACTGGGACACAGAAGGCTTCTGTCTACCTTTTTATCTGAGTACAGCAGACCAGTCTGTTGCTAAAAATCTACTATTGTATCGTTATCGGCATCTGGAGAAAGCCCAGGAAAATGCAGCCAGGCTTGGGTTCTCCGGTGGTGCTGCCCTTTACCCCATGGTAACTATGAATGGGGAAGAGAGTCATAATGAATGGGAGATAACCTTTGAGGAGATACACCGCAATGGGGCTATAGCCTATGCCATCTATAATTATGTTAATTATACCGGGGACTATTCCTATCTGGCTGATTATGGACTAGAGGTATTAATAGCCATAGCACGTTTCTGGGCCCAGAGGGTTAATTATTCAGAGAAGAAGAATAAATATGTTATCCTGGGGGTAACAGGTCCTAATGAATATGAAAATAACGTGAATAATAATTGGTACACCAATCGGATAGCAGTCTGGACTCTGGAATATACCCTGGAGGTCATGGACTATCTTAAACAGGAATACCCTGAAAGTTTAGCAAAATTTAAAGAAAAGGTATCTTTTAAACCAGAAGAGATTAATAAGTGGCATGATATTATTAATAAGATGTATTACCCTATTGATGAAGAAGAGGGTATTTTCCTGCAGCAGGACAATTATCTGGATAAAGAACAGCTTCTTGTTAGTGAACTGGTTAAGAAAGAATTACCCCTTAACCAGCACTGGTCCTGGGATAGGATACTCCGTTCCTGTTTTCTTAAACAGGCAGATGTACTCCAGGGTTTATATTTCCTGGAAGATAAATATGACCTTGAAACTATCAGGAGGAACTTCCGTTTCTATGAAGCAAGGACTGTCCATGAATCTTCTTTGTCCCCATCTGTTCACGCAGTCCTGGCGGCCAGAATCGGGGATTACCAGAAGGCTTATGAGATGTATCTACGGACTTCAAGACTTGACCTGGATAATTATAACAATGACACTGAAGATGGCTGTCATATTACAAGTATGGCTGGGACATGGCTGGCTATAGTGCAGGGTTTTGGCGGACTCAGGATCAGAGATAATACTTTAATACTTAATCCCTTTCTACCAGAAAAATGGTCTTCTTATAGTTTTAAAATAAACTATAGAGGAGCATTAGTAAATATAATGGTTGGGTTAGAGGGTCTAACTATTCAAAATGAGAGTAAAAATGATATAGAGATTAAGGTCTATGATAAAGAATATCACTTAGCAGGAGATGGCCAGTTAAAGATTAAAGATTATAAACAGGGGTGA
- a CDS encoding carbohydrate ABC transporter permease has translation MKKGRKVMLIVIGLLAAGLYLSPFYIMLVNSFKTKRQLFLDTLGLPDSFNIDNYILAWQRLDFLRVFANSLIITVASIALIIIFSSMAGWMLERTKTKLSNFIFFLFIAAMLIPFQSVMLPLIRIMGKLNFLNIPGLIFMYLGFGSSLSIFLYHGFVKSVPKSLDEAAIIDGCNYWQTYWYIILPILKPISVTVAILNSTWIWNDYLLPSLVINREDTHTIPLRIFFFFGEYTKQWNLAMAGLVLAIIPVIVFYFFSQKHIIKSFTEGSIK, from the coding sequence ATGAAAAAGGGCAGGAAAGTTATGCTAATAGTGATAGGTCTACTGGCTGCAGGTCTTTATCTGTCACCCTTTTATATTATGCTGGTTAATTCTTTTAAAACAAAGAGGCAGTTGTTTCTGGATACTTTGGGTCTGCCTGATTCATTTAATATTGATAATTATATTTTGGCCTGGCAGAGACTGGATTTTTTAAGGGTGTTTGCTAATTCATTAATCATAACAGTAGCAAGTATTGCCCTGATTATAATTTTTTCTTCCATGGCCGGTTGGATGTTGGAGAGGACAAAAACCAAATTAAGTAATTTTATATTTTTTCTTTTCATTGCTGCTATGCTTATTCCGTTTCAATCAGTAATGCTCCCTTTGATCAGGATAATGGGAAAACTAAACTTTCTAAATATACCTGGACTTATTTTTATGTATTTAGGTTTTGGTTCAAGTTTATCTATTTTCCTTTACCATGGTTTTGTAAAGAGTGTTCCTAAGTCCCTTGATGAGGCAGCTATTATAGATGGCTGTAATTACTGGCAGACATACTGGTATATTATTCTTCCGATCCTGAAACCCATCTCAGTTACAGTCGCTATTTTGAACTCTACCTGGATCTGGAATGATTACCTGTTGCCTTCACTGGTTATTAACCGCGAGGACACTCATACTATACCATTGAGGATATTCTTCTTTTTTGGTGAGTATACTAAACAGTGGAATCTGGCAATGGCCGGTTTAGTATTAGCAATAATACCGGTAATAGTTTTCTATTTCTTCTCTCAGAAACATATTATTAAAAGTTTTACTGAAGGGAGTATTAAATAA
- a CDS encoding carbohydrate ABC transporter permease: protein MKKNKLTFWAFVGPCLLAFIIVVIIPLIFGVYYSFTDWNGINADLTYVGISNYLELFSDKHFVNSFIFTTKFTIVSVILINVTGFSLALLVTRGLKMSNLLRTIFFMPNLIGGLILGFIWQFIFINAFASLGEYTGQMWLMGWLSTTKTSFWGLLILMTWQLSGYVMVIYIAAIQGIPKELLEAAQIDGANTWQRVKSIMLPLVRPAFTISLFLTLSNSFKLYDQNLSLTGGAPARSSEMLAMNIYNTAFSFMKFGEAQAKAVIFLIIVGIFTLSQVYISKKGEVEM, encoded by the coding sequence ATGAAGAAGAATAAGCTGACATTCTGGGCTTTTGTTGGACCTTGTTTACTGGCTTTTATAATAGTTGTAATAATACCACTAATTTTTGGAGTATATTATTCCTTTACAGATTGGAATGGCATTAATGCTGATCTTACTTATGTTGGTATTAGTAATTACCTTGAGTTATTTAGTGATAAGCATTTTGTAAATTCCTTTATTTTTACTACCAAGTTTACTATTGTTTCCGTGATTTTGATTAATGTTACTGGTTTTTCACTGGCTTTACTGGTGACCCGGGGTTTGAAAATGAGTAATTTGCTGAGGACAATTTTCTTTATGCCGAATCTAATAGGTGGTTTAATACTTGGATTTATCTGGCAGTTCATCTTTATTAATGCCTTTGCTTCTTTAGGGGAGTATACCGGACAGATGTGGTTAATGGGCTGGCTGTCCACAACGAAAACTTCATTCTGGGGACTGCTTATTTTAATGACCTGGCAGCTGTCAGGATATGTTATGGTTATTTATATAGCAGCAATTCAGGGTATTCCCAAAGAATTACTAGAGGCTGCCCAGATAGATGGTGCTAACACCTGGCAGAGGGTTAAAAGTATAATGTTACCACTGGTTAGACCTGCTTTTACGATCAGCCTTTTCTTAACACTCTCTAATTCCTTTAAATTATATGACCAGAATCTATCTCTGACCGGTGGTGCACCTGCCAGGTCAAGTGAGATGCTGGCTATGAATATATATAACACAGCCTTTTCATTTATGAAATTTGGAGAAGCACAGGCCAAAGCTGTTATATTTTTAATTATTGTTGGTATTTTTACCCTGAGCCAGGTTTATATTTCTAAAAAAGGTGAGGTGGAAATGTAA
- a CDS encoding ABC transporter substrate-binding protein yields MKTKYLLVMSLVFVFSLSMLVSAVEVDIFQFKVETKDVLEKAAELYMEKNPDVRLNIQTVGGGDDYGAALRSRFASGNEPVIFNVGGPQDIDDWMDYLEDLSSEPWVDLAYKGVLDGVTVDGKIYGLPFNQEGYGFIYNKTIFQEAGIDPEVITSYDALVAALDKLEDQKGKLGLKAPIAFPAKEKWVTGLHLSNVAFSQEFGDVLTAYKADEVEFTYGEELKLLVDLQADYGYKPAGTKASLNAVDYSTQVDELFSLGQVAVIQQGNWVYASIASMDEELAVNIGILPLPLKGVVEDSIPVGVPMYWAVNKNRKAAEKEAAKDFLNWLYTSDKGKEMIINEFKFIPALSGYEGLKPSDPLAEDILEYSEAEKTISWVFMGYPSGWGEQILGANLQAYLAGDISWNELEENCKEEWSDVRK; encoded by the coding sequence TTGAAGACTAAGTATTTATTGGTTATGTCATTGGTTTTTGTATTTTCTCTTTCTATGCTTGTTTCGGCGGTAGAGGTGGATATTTTTCAGTTTAAGGTTGAAACAAAAGATGTACTGGAAAAGGCTGCTGAGTTGTATATGGAAAAGAACCCGGATGTGAGATTAAATATTCAGACAGTTGGTGGTGGTGATGATTATGGTGCTGCCTTAAGATCCAGGTTTGCTTCTGGTAATGAACCGGTAATTTTTAATGTAGGTGGTCCTCAGGATATTGATGATTGGATGGATTATTTGGAAGACTTATCAAGTGAGCCCTGGGTTGATCTGGCTTATAAGGGTGTGCTGGATGGTGTAACAGTTGATGGCAAGATTTATGGCTTGCCCTTTAATCAGGAGGGTTATGGTTTTATTTATAATAAAACCATTTTCCAGGAAGCAGGTATTGACCCTGAAGTAATCACCAGTTATGATGCCCTGGTAGCAGCGCTTGATAAACTGGAGGACCAGAAAGGTAAATTGGGGTTAAAGGCTCCTATTGCTTTTCCTGCTAAGGAGAAATGGGTTACTGGTTTACACCTTTCGAATGTAGCCTTTAGCCAGGAGTTTGGAGATGTTCTGACGGCTTATAAGGCAGATGAAGTAGAGTTTACATATGGTGAAGAGTTAAAACTACTTGTTGATTTACAGGCGGATTATGGCTATAAACCGGCTGGAACAAAGGCTTCTTTAAATGCTGTCGACTACTCTACCCAGGTGGATGAATTATTTTCTTTGGGACAGGTAGCAGTAATTCAACAGGGGAATTGGGTATATGCTAGTATAGCCAGTATGGATGAAGAACTTGCAGTAAATATAGGTATATTGCCCCTTCCTTTAAAGGGAGTTGTTGAAGATAGTATTCCTGTTGGTGTTCCAATGTACTGGGCTGTTAACAAAAATAGAAAGGCTGCTGAAAAAGAAGCAGCCAAGGATTTCTTAAACTGGCTTTATACTTCTGATAAAGGCAAGGAAATGATTATCAATGAGTTCAAATTTATCCCGGCACTCAGTGGTTATGAGGGATTAAAGCCTTCTGATCCCCTGGCAGAGGATATTCTAGAGTATTCAGAAGCAGAAAAGACAATATCCTGGGTTTTTATGGGTTATCCATCTGGCTGGGGAGAACAGATTCTTGGGGCCAACCTCCAGGCCTATCTAGCTGGAGATATAAGCTGGAATGAACTGGAAGAGAACTGTAAAGAAGAATGGTCAGATGTCAGGAAGTAA
- a CDS encoding LacI family DNA-binding transcriptional regulator codes for MKNVTIKDVARVAGVSPSTVSRVISDSQRISKKTKKLVRKTMKELGYHQNAIARSLVTKKTNTIGLVMARPTQEAFANPFFSEIIQGIAVVTQKKHYNLILSSTGDYHEEQEETIKLIRNRRVDGVILMASRSNDELINQLLEAEFPFVLIGRSPEYQGIPIVNNDNIKAVYDTVIYLFKKNYQDIIALSGPREYIVSQDRALGYQKALAEHAHKNQRIIYIDDFTYEDGYQGTLKFLESNREPFDAILAFDDMIALGALRAVQDYGFKVPRDIGIVGFNDDPMISYLRPALTTVKIPINKMGKEAAEMLINILNNEDYQGEEIILPTELVIRETLQ; via the coding sequence ATGAAAAATGTTACTATCAAAGATGTAGCGAGAGTGGCTGGTGTTTCTCCATCTACTGTATCAAGGGTTATAAGTGATAGTCAGCGTATAAGTAAAAAAACTAAGAAACTTGTCCGTAAAACCATGAAAGAGCTGGGTTATCACCAGAATGCAATTGCCAGGAGTCTGGTTACTAAGAAAACAAATACCATTGGTCTGGTGATGGCCAGACCTACCCAGGAAGCCTTTGCTAATCCTTTTTTCTCAGAGATAATTCAAGGGATTGCAGTTGTTACTCAAAAAAAACACTATAATTTAATATTATCTTCTACTGGTGATTATCACGAAGAACAGGAAGAAACCATCAAATTAATTAGAAACCGCCGGGTTGATGGTGTGATTTTGATGGCTTCCCGGAGTAATGATGAACTAATCAATCAATTGCTTGAGGCAGAATTTCCCTTTGTACTTATCGGAAGGAGTCCCGAATACCAGGGGATTCCCATTGTAAATAATGATAATATAAAGGCTGTCTATGATACAGTAATTTATCTATTTAAGAAAAACTATCAAGATATTATTGCTCTTTCTGGTCCCAGGGAATATATCGTTAGCCAGGATAGGGCCCTGGGGTATCAAAAGGCATTGGCTGAACATGCCCATAAAAATCAGCGGATAATCTATATAGATGACTTTACATATGAAGATGGTTATCAGGGTACTTTAAAATTTCTGGAGTCAAACAGGGAACCATTTGATGCTATACTTGCCTTTGATGATATGATAGCCCTAGGGGCTCTGCGTGCTGTTCAGGATTATGGATTTAAGGTTCCCCGGGATATAGGTATAGTTGGTTTTAATGATGACCCGATGATTTCTTATTTGAGGCCGGCGTTAACAACAGTTAAAATTCCGATTAATAAGATGGGTAAAGAAGCGGCTGAAATGTTAATAAATATCTTGAATAATGAGGATTATCAGGGAGAGGAAATTATATTACCAACAGAATTAGTTATTAGGGAAACTCTCCAATAA